Below is a genomic region from Rubidibacter lacunae KORDI 51-2.
AAACCGCTTCGGCACTGAAGTCGCGTCCGAGTCCGTTGGCTGCCACCGGCTGCTGGTAGTTGCTATCGGTTGTGACCGCGCAACGACGACGCTGACGTCGAGAGTGCAGTCCGGCTTGCCGCATCAGGCGCGCTACGCGGTCGCGTCCTAAGGCTTCCCCAGCTGCCGGCAGGTCCCGGTACACCCGCGGGCTGCCGTAGGTGCCGAGTGAGACCGAATGAATGGCTTTGACCGCGACCAGCAACCGCCGGTCCTCCCGGATGCGAGCGCTTTCGGGACGTCGGCGCCAGGCATAAAAGCCGCTGCGCGAGACGCCCAGCAGACGACACATCTAGGTTACGGGATTGCTGGCCTTCTCTGCCTCGATGAACGCGAATCTCACAGCGACTCCTTGGCAAAGCAGGCCGCTGCATTTTTTTACAGCTCGCGCTCCAGTCGCAGCTGCCGGACCTCGGCGCGCAGGTGGCGCAGTTCCTCGCGCTTGGTCGGGGTGGCTCCCTCACGCATGCCGGTGTCGACCTTGTACTGGCGCACCCAGTTGCGCAGGGCAGATTCGGTCAAATCGATGTCGCGAGCGACCTGGGCGAGGGAGCGGGGACCTTCCTTTAAGAGTTTAACGGTCTCGAGCTTGAACTCCAGGGTGAACTGTCGTCGTTTCCGTGGCATGGTGGTTACCTCCAAGAAAACTATCATCTCTTCTCAGGTGTCCACCAAACCCGGGGAAGTCCAGTTGAAGCAGGAAATCTTTGGGGTGACCCAGGGAATCTCCCTGCATACCCGATAGGGTTGCTGGGAGAGGATGTCAATCAGCGTGCTCCAAGGAAGCCGCCTCCACCCTAACCGGCACCAACAACTGCCCCTGTTTTTCTAGGAAGGCAATCGCGGCCATCGGCGAGAGCAGAATTTGCGGGTGAGCTTCGAGAGCATTTTGCAGCTCGGTCGTTACGGAGATAACAAAGGTTCGCGACCGCCCTTGCCTTTCGGTGCACTTGACAATAAAGAGCTTTCCAGCTGAGAGCACAATATTGCTGAAGCTTGCGACTTCTTTAAGAAGTTTGGCTATTTCTATCGCCAACTTCTCGGTTTGACTGACGCCAATGTCTTCTAGCTTTGCCTTGCTAGCTAACAAGCTTCGCTTATAGATATCAACCCCTTCGCGAGTCGCTTCTTCTCGCATCTCTGAGGTGATGAACTGGGCAATCCGGCAGCGGATGGTCTGAAAAAAAAGCCACGCCTCTCGTCGAGGACTTCTAGATCAGCGTAACCGGAGGCGATCGCGTACCCTTCTATTGCCTCCTGCAGTTGTTCGAGCGCGCCAGGAGTGATTTCTACATCTAGAATTGCGATTCTGAATTCGTCACTTCCATACGAATCTCTGATCAGTTTAGCTATGAGGGAGTCCTCTTTGTTCCTCAGATTGGCTCCCTCTAGGTGTGCTCCCTCCAGATTGGCTCCCTTCAAGTAGGCTCCCTCCAGGTAGGCTCCCTCCAGATTGGCTCCCTCCAGACTGGCTCCCTCCAGGTGTGCTCCGATCAGGTGTGCTCCC
It encodes:
- a CDS encoding pentapeptide repeat-containing protein, translating into MEGVHIIGAYLEGARLEGAHLEGAHLIGAHLEGASLEGANLEGAYLEGAYLKGANLEGAHLEGANLRNKEDSLIAKLIRDSYGSDEFRIAILDVEITPGALEQLQEAIEGYAIASGYADLEVLDERRGFFFRPSAAGLPSSSPQRCEKKRLAKGLISISEAC